The Halostella limicola genome includes the window CGGGCAACCTCGGCCCCGGCTCCGGCCCGTTCTCGCTCACCGGGCAGGCGAACTCGATGGGGACGCGCGTCTGCTCGTCGAAGGGTACCTGGCCGGGCCACCGCCCGTTCGACGACCCCGAGGCCCGTCAGACCGTCGCCGACGCCTGGGACGTGCCGGTCGACGCGCTCCCGGACGACCCCGGCCCCGGCCCGGTCGGAGTCGTCGACGCGATGGCCGAGGGGGCCGTCGACGTCTGCTGGACCGTCGCGACAAACCCCGCCGCCGGGATGCCGGACGGGGGGAAGGCGCGCGACGCGCTCTCGGATGCCTTCCTGATCGTCCAGGACGCCTTCCGCTCGGAGACGGTCGAGCACGCCGACGTGGTGCTCCCGGCGTCGACGTGGGGCGAGACGGAGGGGACGGTCACGAACATGGAGCGCCGCGTCTCCCGCGTCCGGGCGGCGACTGAGACGCCGAGCGGGGTCCGGTCGGACCTCGACATCGTCGGCGCGGTGGCCGACCGCGTCGCTCCGGGGCTGCTCGACGGGCCGCCGACAGACCCCGAGGCGACCTTCGACGAACTCGCCGCGCTCACCGCCGGCACGCCCGCCGACGTGTCCGGCATCACCTACGACCGTCTGGACGCGGCGGGCGCGGTCCGCTGGCCTGCACCGGACGCGACGAGCGAAGGTGGCTACCGCTACCGCGACGGCGACGACTGGTCGTTCGAGACGGACTCCGAACGGGCCCGCTTCTCGACGGGCCGCCACGGCGGCCTCCCCGAACCCCCGGACGACGACTTCCCGCTGACGCTTACCACCGGACGGAAGCCCGACGCGTACAACACCGGCGTCCGCGCCCGCGCTACCGGCTCGCCGGCGGCAAGACTGAACCCCGCGACGGCGCGGGCGTTCGGCGTGGAGGCGGGCGACGGTGATGGCGAAGGCAGTGACGCCGACGAACCCCCTGTCACCGTCGCGTCGCGGCGCGGGAGCGTCGAGGCCGCCGTCGAACTCGACGAGGGTGTTCCAGACGGCGTCGTCTGGCTCCCGATCCACCACCCCGCTGTGAACGAACTCACCCTACCGGCGACCGACCCGCGCTCCGACGAGCCGAACTTCAAGCAGTGCGCGGTGCGGCTGGAAGCGGGGGAGCGTGCGGCCTCCCGTGCGGTGAGGGTTCCCGAATGACGC containing:
- the nasA gene encoding assimilatory nitrate reductase NasA; protein product: MTEQVPTTCVRCAVGCGHVQQAVDRGYGLDVVGGDPAHPVNRGLACQRGVEETADPDAEWLTQPQVRRGGELVATTWDVALSVASEAIAAAADRDPHSVAVLGSGQQTNEAAYALGKLARGGIGTRRYDANTTLCMASAVTAYYDAFGSDAPPPTYDDIPAAESHVVWGANPAAAHPVMFRWIADSADEAGSELVVVDPVESETAEVADRHVSPDPGTDLALARTVLARIVETDRVDEAFVDEATAGFGDLAASLPDPAAAAETAGVPLETVDRLAAAFDRDALVYWGMGVNQSVQGTATAGALIDCCLATGNLGPGSGPFSLTGQANSMGTRVCSSKGTWPGHRPFDDPEARQTVADAWDVPVDALPDDPGPGPVGVVDAMAEGAVDVCWTVATNPAAGMPDGGKARDALSDAFLIVQDAFRSETVEHADVVLPASTWGETEGTVTNMERRVSRVRAATETPSGVRSDLDIVGAVADRVAPGLLDGPPTDPEATFDELAALTAGTPADVSGITYDRLDAAGAVRWPAPDATSEGGYRYRDGDDWSFETDSERARFSTGRHGGLPEPPDDDFPLTLTTGRKPDAYNTGVRARATGSPAARLNPATARAFGVEAGDGDGEGSDADEPPVTVASRRGSVEAAVELDEGVPDGVVWLPIHHPAVNELTLPATDPRSDEPNFKQCAVRLEAGERAASRAVRVPE